Genomic DNA from Sphingomonas lacunae:
CGTGGCGGCCATGCTCGATCTGGTCGAGCGCGGCGATGTCTCACCAAGCGCCGCTCGCGTTGCGGACCATGCCGGTGTCGGATTGCGCACGGTCTTCCGTCATTTCGACGACATGGACTCACTGTACCGCGAAATGTCGGAAGTGATCGAAAGACGCGTCCTGCCCATCATCGCCCGCCCCTTCGCTTCTGACCGTTGGCAGGACCGCATCCTTGAACTGGCATCCCGCCGCCCGGAAGTATTCGAAGCGATCCTGCCCTTTCGCATATCAGCCAATCTGAAGCGCTATCAATCGGCCTTCCTCATGGCCGATTACATCCGCCTCCACAAAATGGAGCGGGCGTTGGTTGATGTCCATCTGCCTGAAGCGACAAAGGCAGATGGTGATGGAGTCGAATCGCTGCATATTGCGCTCAGCTTCCAATGCTGGCGGCTGTTGCGGCATGATCAGCAACTGTCGCCCGAGGCGGCGCGGCGGGTGGTCTACCGGATGGTCGATGACATTCTTCGGAATCTGCCAGGCGGGGCTGACTGATTCCGCCTCGACGGGCTTGCCAATCAATATCTTGGCATACATCATGTCATAAACTGCCTGACCGGACCACCGGAGGGCTTCTTGCTGATGAGGACGCGCCATGATCACCCTCTTTGACTGCGCTACCGCGCCCAGCCCTCGCCGCGCCCGCATTCTGCTCGCCGAAAAGGGCATTGCCCATGAAACGGTAGAAATTGACCTGCGTGCCGCAGAACAGTTGAGCGATGCCTATCGCGCCATCAATCCGCGCCTCACCGTCCCGGCCTTGCGCCTTGATGATGGCACGGTGCTGACAGACAATGCGGGTATCGCCGCCTGGGCCGAGGCCCATAAGCCTGAACCACCACTCCTCGGCCGCACCCCGGTGGAAAAGGCCGAGGTGGCAAGCTGGAACGCGCGGGTGGAAGGGGAAGGATTCATGGCCATAGCCGAAGCCTTTCGCAACAGCACCCCGGCGATGAAGGACCGGGCGCTGCCCGGACCCAATAATTATGCACAAATCCCGGAACTCGCGGAACGTGGCGTTGCCCGCCTTTCCGCCTTTGTCGACATGCTCGACGCGCATCTCGCCACCAATGCCCATGTCGCCGGGGACCATTTCTCCTTGGCCGACATCACGGCCCTGGTTGCGATTGATTTTGCCCGGATCGTCCGCATGAAGCCTGCGGAAACCCACGCGAACATCGGTCGTTGGCGGACCCAACTCAGCCAACGGCCTGCCT
This window encodes:
- a CDS encoding TetR/AcrR family transcriptional regulator, with protein sequence MSEQTKSAGNPAALAQPDRTDGRRERSKSSRAKIVAAMLDLVERGDVSPSAARVADHAGVGLRTVFRHFDDMDSLYREMSEVIERRVLPIIARPFASDRWQDRILELASRRPEVFEAILPFRISANLKRYQSAFLMADYIRLHKMERALVDVHLPEATKADGDGVESLHIALSFQCWRLLRHDQQLSPEAARRVVYRMVDDILRNLPGGAD
- a CDS encoding glutathione S-transferase family protein; translation: MITLFDCATAPSPRRARILLAEKGIAHETVEIDLRAAEQLSDAYRAINPRLTVPALRLDDGTVLTDNAGIAAWAEAHKPEPPLLGRTPVEKAEVASWNARVEGEGFMAIAEAFRNSTPAMKDRALPGPNNYAQIPELAERGVARLSAFVDMLDAHLATNAHVAGDHFSLADITALVAIDFARIVRMKPAETHANIGRWRTQLSQRPACRL